The Gavia stellata isolate bGavSte3 unplaced genomic scaffold, bGavSte3.hap2 HAP2_SCAFFOLD_62, whole genome shotgun sequence genome contains a region encoding:
- the LOC132321069 gene encoding outer dense fiber protein 3-like, which yields MDGAWVGTWRPHRPRGPIMAQFTSPGPKYSIPGTTGYLAHNPSKTKAPAYTFQGAKRPVADSCSPGPRYYVQPSITRNGKYVAPAYHMCGLPKIKTEVTPGPSDYSTDKANKHLYKCAPAQSMAFRHKAVKTDQTPGPGTYTLPRLVGPNTAYTHASPCYSMKGKSKHNGFAEDLSKTPGPAAFPKVELDIYKKRAPVYTMGTNSRLRGDKTVKPGPADYHPGKVTLIKPQAPAPTFGLRHSLYTTPLIPLI from the exons ATGGACGGAGCCTGGGTGGGCACCTGGAGACCTCATCGCCCACGCGGCCCCATCATGGCCCAGTTTACCAGCCCAGGACCCAAGTACTCAATCCCCGGGACCACAG GTTACCTGGCTCACAAtcccagcaaaaccaaagcGCCTGCGTACACGTTTCAAGGGGCCAAACGTCCCGTCGCAGACAGCTGTTCTCCGGGTCCTCGGTACTATGTCCAGCCCTCCATCACCAGGAACGGGAAGTACGTGGCTCCAGCATACCACATGTGCGGACTTCCCAAGATAAAGACCGAGGTCACCCCTGGACCGA GCGACTACTCCACCGACAAGGCCAACAAACACCTCTACAAATGCGCGCCGGCACAGTCCATGGCCTTCCGGCACAAGGCTGTCAAAACCGACCAAACTCCAG GTCCTGGCACCTACACCCTGCCTCGGCTGGTGGGACCCAACACAGCCTACACCCACGCCAGCCCGTGCTACTCCATGAAAGGGAAGAGTAAGCACAATGGCTTTGCTGAAGACCTCTCCAAG ACGCCAGGTCCTGCTGCATTCCCCAAGGTGGAACTGGACATCTACAAAAAAAGGGCTCCCGTGTACACGATGGGAACCAACAGTAGACTCAGAGGCGACAAAACAGTGAAGCCGGGGCCAGCAGACTACCACCCGGGAAAG gtgaCGCTGATCAAGCCCCAGGCACCTGCTCCCACTTTTGGACTCCGACATTCCCTCTACACAACTCCTCTAATACCTCTGATATGA